Proteins co-encoded in one Elusimicrobiota bacterium genomic window:
- a CDS encoding valine--tRNA ligase, which produces MEIRFNFKEAEQRWLEIWRKAGLGEPSDGAGEPFVMVIPPPNITGSLHMGHALDNILPDCLIRFYLTQNRSSLRVPGTDHAGIATQYVVEKNLKTQGIDRNSLTRQEFETVLRDWAEKTKTNILEQMVNMGCLMDFSRTRFTMDEMCSRAVRHAFKALFDRGLIYQGDRLISWCTRCRSALSDLELEHQTQKGKLYCIRYPLRDGSGFITVATTRPETMLGDSAVAVNPGDERYKGKEGQVLTLPLMNRDIKIVADYRVESGFGTGAVKVTPGHDPLDWAIGQDHGLSIYRVVGEDGTITAAGGQYAGLKVEQARKKVVEDLKAQGFLDKEEPYQHNVAVCYRCAQVVEPLISKQWFLNMEPLKKLAIEAYEKRGEPKFFPEHWGGIYFEWLKGLRDWCLSRQIIWGHRIPVWHCAKGCPAAAAVETPDRCPTCGGTDLVQDPDVLDTWFSSGLWPMSVFGWPEATPDFKRFYPTTLMVTGYDITYLWVARMIMMGLYFSERVPFRQVYLHGLIRDAQGRKMSKTLGNVINPQDIQNEYGTDALRYALLAGAQPGRDIYMAKDAFVGAKNFVTKIWNAGRFIKVEWEKPGSELASGPPHPSDDWMVSEAATVASEAARELQALDPAAALRRIYDSFWGHFCDWYLEIVKIRRSLNSNRGPLKLLTEIYGHYLKMIGPFMPFVSHEIAHELKNLHGWDLLARESWPSSAPLDEHRREASRHWWHFFSGVVTEIRVLRSDLNIAPGEELAFHLEGSKNGVFSETDYLLVESMTRAKRAPEALPGTRIRRPVLEGHIELVVYMSRDWDGRKEAGKLTASAKELDQAIERLEALLEKSDFASKAPPDVVQKERERLSGLKNRRGKIADYLQQLGA; this is translated from the coding sequence ATGGAAATACGATTTAATTTCAAGGAAGCGGAACAGCGTTGGCTGGAAATTTGGCGCAAAGCCGGCTTGGGCGAGCCTTCGGACGGCGCCGGGGAGCCTTTCGTGATGGTCATCCCTCCCCCAAACATCACGGGCAGCCTTCATATGGGGCATGCTCTTGACAATATCCTTCCGGATTGTTTGATTCGGTTTTATTTGACCCAAAACAGGAGCTCCCTCAGGGTGCCGGGCACTGATCATGCGGGGATCGCCACTCAATATGTGGTTGAAAAAAACCTCAAAACCCAAGGCATCGACCGCAACAGCTTGACGCGCCAGGAATTCGAGACTGTTTTGAGGGATTGGGCGGAGAAAACCAAAACCAATATTTTAGAGCAGATGGTTAATATGGGCTGCTTGATGGATTTTTCCCGCACCCGTTTTACCATGGACGAGATGTGCAGCCGCGCCGTTCGCCATGCGTTTAAGGCTCTGTTCGACCGGGGCTTGATTTATCAGGGCGATCGCTTGATTAGTTGGTGCACCCGGTGCCGTTCCGCGTTGTCCGATCTTGAATTGGAGCATCAAACCCAAAAAGGAAAGCTTTATTGCATTAGGTACCCGCTCCGGGACGGCTCTGGTTTTATTACGGTGGCGACGACGCGGCCGGAGACCATGCTGGGGGACTCGGCTGTGGCCGTTAATCCGGGGGATGAGCGCTATAAAGGAAAGGAGGGGCAGGTTTTAACCCTTCCTTTAATGAATCGAGACATCAAAATTGTGGCGGATTATCGCGTTGAATCAGGGTTTGGAACCGGGGCCGTAAAAGTGACGCCCGGCCACGATCCTTTGGACTGGGCCATAGGCCAGGACCACGGTCTTTCTATCTATAGAGTGGTCGGCGAAGACGGGACTATTACTGCCGCGGGTGGGCAATATGCCGGTTTGAAGGTTGAGCAGGCCAGGAAAAAAGTCGTCGAAGATTTAAAGGCGCAAGGTTTTCTGGATAAGGAAGAGCCCTATCAGCATAACGTGGCGGTTTGTTATCGATGCGCTCAGGTGGTTGAACCGCTGATTTCAAAACAGTGGTTTTTAAATATGGAGCCGTTGAAGAAGTTGGCGATCGAGGCTTATGAAAAACGGGGCGAACCTAAGTTTTTCCCCGAGCACTGGGGCGGTATTTATTTCGAGTGGCTTAAAGGCCTGAGGGATTGGTGCCTGTCGCGGCAAATCATTTGGGGGCATCGAATCCCGGTCTGGCATTGCGCTAAAGGCTGCCCGGCCGCGGCCGCGGTTGAAACGCCGGACCGATGTCCGACCTGCGGCGGAACTGATCTTGTTCAGGATCCCGATGTTTTAGACACTTGGTTTTCTTCGGGTTTGTGGCCGATGAGCGTGTTCGGCTGGCCTGAAGCAACCCCGGATTTTAAGCGTTTTTACCCCACCACGTTGATGGTGACCGGCTATGACATTACCTACCTTTGGGTGGCGCGCATGATTATGATGGGGCTTTATTTTTCCGAACGGGTGCCGTTTCGTCAGGTGTATCTTCATGGATTGATTCGCGACGCCCAAGGCCGGAAAATGTCCAAAACACTCGGCAATGTCATCAACCCGCAGGATATTCAGAACGAATACGGCACCGATGCCCTGCGCTATGCGCTCCTTGCGGGCGCTCAGCCCGGCCGGGATATTTATATGGCCAAAGACGCGTTCGTGGGCGCCAAGAATTTCGTCACCAAGATATGGAATGCCGGGCGGTTTATTAAAGTGGAATGGGAAAAGCCCGGCTCGGAATTGGCATCCGGCCCCCCTCATCCCAGCGACGACTGGATGGTTTCGGAAGCAGCCACGGTTGCCTCTGAAGCGGCTCGTGAGCTGCAAGCCCTTGATCCGGCTGCGGCGTTGAGGCGGATTTATGATTCTTTCTGGGGGCATTTCTGCGATTGGTATCTTGAAATCGTCAAAATTCGCCGTTCCCTTAATTCGAATCGCGGTCCGTTGAAATTATTGACCGAGATCTACGGCCATTATTTGAAGATGATCGGCCCCTTTATGCCGTTCGTGAGCCATGAAATCGCTCATGAATTGAAAAATTTGCACGGATGGGATTTGCTGGCCCGCGAATCATGGCCTTCGTCCGCGCCCCTGGATGAGCATCGCCGTGAAGCGAGCAGGCATTGGTGGCATTTTTTTTCCGGGGTGGTCACGGAGATTCGCGTGCTGCGCTCGGATTTAAACATTGCGCCCGGCGAAGAATTGGCGTTTCATCTGGAGGGTTCCAAGAACGGCGTGTTCAGCGAAACGGATTATTTGTTGGTGGAATCCATGACGCGCGCCAAGCGAGCCCCGGAGGCTTTGCCGGGAACGCGTATCCGCCGCCCGGTGCTGGAAGGCCATATTGAGTTGGTCGTTTATATGAGCCGGGATTGGGATGGGCGCAAAGAAGCCGGGAAATTGACGGCTTCGGCCAAGGAACTGGATCAGGCGATCGAACGGCTTGAGGCGCTGCTGGAAAAATCGGATTTTGCGTCCAAAGCGCCCCCCGATGTCGTGCAAAAAGAGCGGGAGCGTTTGAGCGGACTAAAAAACCGGCGCGGTAAAATTGCCGACTACTTGCAGCAATTGGGCGCTTAG
- a CDS encoding biopolymer transporter ExbD has product MARSKKRRIFTEINLIPLIDVALVLVIIFMVITPFLLRSQIEVNIPKSSTAAETPQSPLEVTITKSGHIFIEARSIEWDNLERELGARLRGRPLLIQADKGVDLEFIVKFMDIARRLKVGKLGIAAIQSGT; this is encoded by the coding sequence ATGGCGAGGAGCAAGAAACGCCGTATCTTCACGGAAATTAACCTCATTCCGTTAATCGACGTGGCCCTGGTCTTGGTTATTATTTTCATGGTGATCACGCCGTTTTTATTACGCTCTCAAATCGAAGTGAATATTCCCAAATCATCGACCGCCGCGGAGACCCCGCAATCGCCGCTCGAGGTCACCATCACCAAAAGCGGGCATATTTTTATCGAGGCGCGCTCCATCGAATGGGACAATCTTGAGCGGGAATTAGGCGCGCGTTTAAGGGGACGCCCTTTGCTTATTCAGGCGGATAAAGGCGTGGACCTGGAGTTTATCGTCAAGTTCATGGATATTGCCCGGCGCTTGAAAGTCGGCAAATTGGGCATCGCGGCCATTCAATCGGGAACGTGA
- a CDS encoding TonB C-terminal domain-containing protein, with protein MPSSGRKKNYYTVDLSIGSTAPRTASSGLSGGPANVLVPQESEDFLKTPSKAKTKDKPVAVPKTTAMKAAPGPKSAKSLVGLGTGAGNFPYPFYLEALRSKIALNWDPSFWRSGLLVRQAQVAFTINRDGTVTKPELTERSGDAMFDQACVRSVMLAAPFQPLPQGLKQDQLKIVFDFAVAEE; from the coding sequence ATGCCGAGCAGCGGTAGGAAAAAAAATTATTACACCGTGGATTTATCCATCGGCTCAACCGCTCCCAGGACCGCTTCCTCCGGATTAAGCGGGGGCCCGGCTAATGTTCTTGTGCCCCAGGAAAGCGAGGATTTTTTAAAAACCCCGTCTAAAGCCAAGACAAAAGACAAGCCGGTGGCCGTGCCCAAAACCACGGCCATGAAAGCCGCCCCGGGGCCCAAAAGCGCCAAGTCATTGGTTGGATTGGGAACCGGCGCCGGCAATTTTCCCTACCCTTTTTATCTGGAAGCCTTGCGCAGCAAAATCGCTTTGAATTGGGACCCGAGTTTTTGGCGCAGCGGCTTGTTGGTCCGCCAGGCCCAGGTAGCGTTTACCATCAATCGCGACGGCACCGTCACCAAACCGGAGTTGACCGAACGCTCCGGAGACGCGATGTTTGATCAAGCCTGTGTTCGAAGCGTAATGCTGGCGGCCCCGTTTCAGCCTTTGCCGCAGGGCTTAAAGCAGGATCAATTAAAAATCGTTTTTGATTTTGCGGTCGCTGAAGAGTAA
- a CDS encoding PD40 domain-containing protein — MLFFLLTIVLSASAQGPAEVRLGLKEIFGEASVVKAKLGVVESPRDNDDERAILDILRSDLALIDLVDLISVAPKDVKSWADQRLEIKANRSNKGVLVSAVISAGKEVVASRNFWDQGNTRRLGHKTAEFALKTLTGEQGFFTSKIAFTLKQGGKKEVWLADWDGKNAGPITNWSTISLLPAFSHDGRRLAFTSYKDGNPDLYAHDLDKGSIATLSEAQGLNASAAFDPLGEGLLATLSLGRDPNIYFLSPQGKILRRLTRTMGIDTAATFSPNGQEIAFTTDRSGNPQIFIMNRDGANTRRLTYGFFWADEPEWSRDGSAVAFSGKKVREENFQVFLGDPMGARFVQLTTDGANEHPTFSHDSRFISFTSKRNGKWEVFIKGIARETPEMRVIAFQGADCLEPAWSASEPAP, encoded by the coding sequence GTGCTTTTTTTTCTCCTAACGATCGTTTTGTCGGCGTCGGCCCAAGGCCCGGCCGAGGTTCGTTTGGGTTTGAAGGAAATTTTTGGCGAAGCCTCCGTCGTCAAAGCCAAATTGGGCGTGGTTGAATCCCCCCGTGACAACGACGATGAGCGCGCGATTTTAGACATTCTCCGCAGCGATTTGGCGCTCATTGATTTGGTTGATTTGATTTCCGTCGCGCCCAAGGACGTCAAGAGTTGGGCGGATCAGCGCCTGGAGATTAAAGCGAACCGTTCGAACAAAGGCGTTCTGGTCAGCGCCGTGATTTCGGCCGGCAAAGAAGTCGTCGCTTCTCGGAATTTTTGGGATCAGGGCAATACCCGGCGTTTGGGCCACAAAACAGCGGAGTTCGCCTTAAAAACTTTGACCGGCGAGCAGGGTTTTTTTACTTCCAAAATCGCTTTCACGTTGAAGCAGGGCGGCAAAAAAGAGGTTTGGCTGGCGGACTGGGACGGAAAAAACGCGGGCCCGATCACGAATTGGTCGACGATTTCTCTTTTGCCCGCGTTCAGCCATGACGGACGCCGCTTGGCGTTTACTTCGTACAAAGACGGCAACCCCGATCTCTATGCCCACGATTTGGACAAAGGCTCCATAGCGACGCTTTCGGAGGCCCAAGGCTTAAACGCATCGGCTGCGTTCGATCCGTTGGGCGAAGGATTGCTGGCGACCTTGTCGTTGGGCCGCGATCCCAATATTTATTTTTTGTCGCCCCAGGGGAAAATTTTGCGGCGGCTGACCCGGACCATGGGCATTGACACGGCCGCGACGTTTTCCCCTAACGGTCAGGAAATCGCTTTTACCACGGATCGCTCCGGCAATCCGCAGATTTTCATCATGAACAGGGACGGGGCCAATACGCGGCGCCTGACCTACGGATTTTTTTGGGCGGATGAGCCGGAATGGTCCAGAGACGGCAGCGCCGTCGCGTTTTCGGGCAAGAAAGTCCGCGAGGAAAATTTTCAGGTTTTTTTGGGCGATCCCATGGGCGCGCGCTTCGTTCAGCTGACCACAGACGGCGCCAACGAGCACCCGACGTTTTCGCATGACAGCCGCTTCATTTCCTTCACATCGAAACGAAACGGCAAATGGGAGGTTTTTATCAAAGGCATCGCGCGCGAAACCCCGGAGATGAGGGTGATCGCCTTCCAGGGGGCGGATTGCCTGGAGCCGGCCTGGTCCGCGTCGGAGCCCGCCCCTTAA
- a CDS encoding lysoplasmalogenase, which produces MNIFCLAVFMGSALTSFYAVEKRRPGLLALAKPLTTLALIGVAGFPPEGFFNGMIAAGLLFSLGGDIALLSDKDKPFLIGLSLFLLAHLCYIVAFLGQARWASFMMPGSLFLGLTALLFVRILWPGLGGLKIPVVVYAAAITTMVTLALGLVPGPLPKQAALCGAAGALLFYLSDANLAWAKFKNNYPRAELVTLSLYWAGQLGIALAASSG; this is translated from the coding sequence ATGAACATCTTCTGCCTCGCTGTTTTTATGGGGTCGGCCCTGACTTCTTTTTATGCCGTTGAGAAACGCCGGCCCGGCCTGTTGGCCTTAGCCAAACCGCTGACCACGCTGGCGTTGATCGGGGTCGCCGGTTTCCCGCCTGAAGGATTTTTTAACGGCATGATCGCCGCCGGTTTGCTTTTTTCATTAGGCGGCGATATCGCCTTATTGAGCGACAAGGATAAGCCTTTTTTAATCGGCCTCTCCCTGTTTCTGCTGGCCCACCTCTGCTATATCGTCGCCTTCCTGGGCCAAGCGCGATGGGCTTCCTTCATGATGCCGGGATCGCTTTTCTTGGGATTGACGGCTTTGCTGTTCGTCAGGATTTTATGGCCGGGCTTGGGCGGATTAAAAATTCCCGTTGTTGTTTATGCCGCGGCCATCACCACCATGGTGACCCTTGCCCTTGGTCTTGTGCCCGGGCCGCTGCCTAAACAAGCCGCCTTATGCGGGGCGGCCGGAGCTTTGCTCTTTTATTTGTCTGACGCAAACTTGGCCTGGGCTAAATTCAAAAACAATTACCCGCGCGCCGAACTGGTCACTCTTTCGCTTTATTGGGCGGGTCAATTGGGGATTGCCCTTGCGGCGTCGTCGGGTTGA
- a CDS encoding OmpA family protein — protein sequence MSTIDVRGIHLRTCATMIAAVAALGLIFGCAKKSVIKKESSVTPSAEGKPVQEEDVEASVRGKDFTPVKELGVIYFDLDQADLREDSRAVAEKNAEFLKAHPSMIVRIDGHCDERGTTEYNLALGQRRAAAIRAYYKSLGIAAKRMATQSLGEERLVCAEQNEDCWGKNRRAETLVRVKEEPAKASPAKTAPAQNKGTKTDSAK from the coding sequence ATGTCGACCATTGACGTCCGGGGTATTCATTTGAGAACGTGCGCAACGATGATCGCCGCGGTTGCGGCGCTTGGCTTAATTTTTGGCTGCGCGAAAAAATCGGTGATCAAAAAAGAATCGTCGGTGACGCCGTCCGCCGAGGGCAAACCGGTTCAAGAAGAGGACGTGGAAGCGTCCGTTCGCGGAAAGGACTTTACGCCGGTCAAGGAATTGGGCGTCATTTATTTTGATCTGGATCAAGCGGATCTTCGCGAGGATTCCCGGGCGGTCGCCGAGAAAAACGCCGAGTTTTTGAAGGCCCACCCCAGCATGATCGTCCGGATCGACGGCCATTGCGATGAGCGCGGCACCACGGAGTACAATTTGGCCTTGGGGCAGCGCCGGGCGGCCGCCATCCGCGCCTATTACAAGAGTTTAGGCATTGCGGCCAAGCGCATGGCCACGCAAAGCTTGGGCGAGGAGCGCCTCGTTTGTGCGGAGCAAAACGAAGACTGCTGGGGCAAAAATCGCCGCGCCGAGACGTTAGTGCGAGTCAAAGAGGAGCCGGCCAAAGCGTCTCCGGCGAAAACCGCGCCCGCTCAGAACAAAGGAACAAAAACGGATTCGGCAAAGTAA
- a CDS encoding MotA/TolQ/ExbB proton channel family protein, producing MGSSHFALKEMLLHGWYVLSVLLACSVISLAVMWDRWVAFRRAGKAIPQFLKQIASKVELTATIEGRELIARTEITRSLAPLENRLSILGTIASITPFIGLLGTVIGIIRAFRAVSATMSGGHAVVAVGIAEALVATAAGLLVAIPAVVGYNYFSRKLEALEQQLTLAAGELIMGLVRK from the coding sequence ATGGGCTCGTCTCATTTTGCTTTGAAGGAAATGCTGCTGCACGGATGGTATGTGCTGTCTGTGTTGTTGGCGTGCTCCGTTATTTCTTTGGCCGTGATGTGGGATCGATGGGTGGCGTTTCGCCGGGCGGGCAAAGCCATCCCTCAATTTTTAAAACAGATCGCTTCAAAAGTCGAGTTGACCGCGACCATCGAAGGACGGGAATTGATCGCGCGCACGGAAATTACGCGCTCTTTGGCCCCGTTGGAGAACCGGCTTTCGATCTTAGGCACCATTGCCAGCATTACTCCGTTTATCGGCTTGCTGGGCACGGTGATCGGCATTATCCGCGCCTTCCGGGCGGTTTCCGCGACCATGTCCGGCGGGCATGCGGTGGTGGCGGTGGGCATTGCCGAGGCCTTGGTGGCCACAGCCGCCGGGCTTTTGGTGGCGATTCCAGCGGTGGTGGGTTATAACTATTTCAGCCGCAAGCTGGAAGCCTTGGAGCAGCAGCTGACGTTGGCTGCGGGCGAATTGATCATGGGCCTGGTCCGCAAGTAA
- a CDS encoding D-glycerate dehydrogenase, which translates to MKPRVLITQKIFPEIKQRLSRSCSVKEIPVTLPVGSRRLTREGRNCEGLLSFLTDGIDAALLKKLPRLRIIANFAVGYNNIDIAAATECGIMVTNTPSVLTEATADLTWGLMLSVVRHLPQADRFMREGRFKGWQPDLFLGRDLSGKTLGIIGLGRIGRAVARRALASGMRIAYTARKRDDEAEMELGAAAMSLEDLLKTSDVVTIHAPLSPSTGHLIGRRELNLMKPGSYLINTARGPIIDEKALVAVLKSRRLAGAALDVYEDEPRLAPGLAKLPNVVLSPHLGSATVETRLKMAEAAAGNLLDFFARRTPPNCVNPEILKNPGKS; encoded by the coding sequence ATGAAACCCAGGGTTCTGATCACCCAAAAAATATTTCCTGAAATCAAACAACGCCTAAGCCGCTCTTGTTCCGTCAAGGAAATCCCGGTTACGCTGCCCGTTGGATCGAGGCGTTTGACGCGCGAAGGCCGCAACTGCGAGGGGTTGCTGTCGTTTTTGACCGATGGCATTGATGCGGCATTGCTCAAAAAATTGCCGCGGCTTAGAATCATCGCCAATTTCGCGGTGGGCTACAACAATATCGATATCGCCGCTGCGACCGAGTGCGGCATTATGGTGACGAATACCCCCTCCGTGCTCACGGAAGCGACGGCGGATTTGACCTGGGGGTTGATGTTGTCCGTTGTCCGGCATTTGCCTCAGGCGGATCGTTTTATGCGCGAGGGGCGCTTTAAGGGCTGGCAGCCGGATCTTTTTTTGGGGCGGGATTTATCGGGGAAAACATTAGGCATTATCGGTTTGGGCCGCATCGGCCGGGCCGTGGCCCGGCGCGCCTTGGCTTCGGGCATGCGCATCGCGTATACCGCCAGAAAGCGCGACGATGAAGCGGAAATGGAACTGGGCGCCGCAGCCATGAGTTTGGAGGATTTGCTTAAAACCAGCGATGTGGTCACGATTCACGCGCCGTTGAGCCCGTCCACCGGGCATTTAATCGGGCGGCGGGAATTAAATTTGATGAAGCCCGGTTCTTATTTGATTAATACGGCGCGGGGTCCGATTATCGATGAGAAAGCCTTGGTCGCCGTTCTTAAATCTCGGCGTTTGGCCGGCGCCGCATTGGATGTTTATGAAGACGAACCGCGTTTGGCGCCCGGCTTGGCCAAACTGCCCAATGTCGTGTTAAGCCCGCATTTAGGCAGCGCCACCGTTGAGACGAGACTGAAAATGGCCGAGGCTGCGGCCGGTAATTTGTTGGATTTTTTTGCGCGGCGAACTCCGCCAAATTGCGTCAACCCAGAAATTTTAAAAAACCCCGGCAAGTCCTAG
- a CDS encoding thymidine kinase translates to MNKKGAVEVVTGSMFSGKTSELIRRLRLCVLARKKVQAFKSHLDDRYKNDQIVSHDGFEFEGIPARSSSQILERLTPDTQVVGIDEAQFFDIGLIDTCELMAERGIRVVVAGLDTDYRGMPFEVIAQLLARAEVVTKNLAICSVCGSDKAHYSQRLDGGGNGRVVVGAAEKYEARCRNCFVAPSDQIPVKAGIPELVQSAR, encoded by the coding sequence ATGAACAAAAAAGGCGCCGTCGAGGTCGTGACCGGCAGCATGTTCTCCGGCAAGACCTCGGAGCTGATCCGGCGCTTGCGCCTGTGCGTCTTGGCCAGAAAAAAAGTCCAAGCCTTCAAATCCCATTTGGATGACCGGTATAAAAACGATCAAATCGTCAGCCATGACGGTTTTGAATTCGAAGGCATCCCGGCCCGCTCCTCGTCGCAAATCCTGGAGCGGCTGACCCCGGACACCCAGGTCGTGGGCATCGATGAAGCCCAATTCTTCGACATAGGCCTCATCGACACCTGTGAATTAATGGCGGAACGGGGCATTCGCGTGGTTGTGGCGGGTTTGGACACGGATTACCGGGGCATGCCCTTTGAAGTCATCGCTCAACTGTTGGCCCGAGCCGAAGTCGTCACCAAAAACCTGGCTATCTGCAGCGTGTGCGGCAGCGACAAGGCGCATTATTCGCAGCGCTTGGACGGCGGCGGCAACGGGCGCGTTGTTGTGGGAGCCGCGGAAAAATACGAAGCCCGCTGCCGCAATTGCTTTGTCGCTCCCTCCGATCAAATTCCGGTAAAAGCCGGTATTCCGGAACTGGTCCAAAGCGCGCGCTAA
- a CDS encoding non-canonical purine NTP pyrophosphatase, whose product MTPFFEGLLWREAPPEWSAEETGATLTANALIKARSARAYAKPEETVLAEDTGLFVWALGGAPGVFSARYAGEGVSFDQNVAKLLRELAPYSGEARRASFLTAAAAIRPDGAQFFSCGRLDGVIAQERRGAQGFGYDPVFIVPSAGRALAEFSLEEKNTISHRGRAIGAIRPYLAVSAASSVS is encoded by the coding sequence ATGACCCCTTTTTTTGAAGGGCTGCTGTGGCGCGAAGCGCCGCCCGAATGGTCGGCTGAGGAAACCGGCGCCACCTTGACGGCGAACGCTTTGATCAAGGCTCGATCGGCTCGGGCTTACGCCAAACCCGAAGAAACGGTTCTGGCCGAAGACACGGGGCTTTTTGTTTGGGCTTTAGGCGGGGCCCCGGGCGTTTTTTCCGCCCGCTATGCGGGCGAGGGCGTGAGTTTCGACCAGAACGTCGCGAAGCTGTTGCGCGAGCTGGCGCCTTATTCCGGGGAGGCGCGCCGGGCGTCGTTTTTGACCGCGGCCGCGGCGATCCGTCCCGATGGCGCGCAATTTTTTTCCTGCGGCCGATTGGACGGCGTCATCGCCCAAGAGCGGCGCGGGGCTCAAGGATTTGGCTATGATCCAGTGTTCATTGTTCCTTCGGCAGGCCGAGCCTTGGCCGAATTCAGCCTTGAGGAAAAGAACACGATCAGTCACAGGGGACGCGCGATTGGAGCCATCAGGCCTTATCTGGCCGTTTCAGCGGCATCGAGCGTTTCCTAG
- a CDS encoding Glu/Leu/Phe/Val dehydrogenase: MPATLEQKDVHSLTNPWQQALFQLDQVAKKIRLEQWIYERLAHCKRVLIVSIPVKMDDGSIKTFEGYRVHHNLDRGPAKGGIRYHPDVSLDEVKALSFWMTMKCAVMNLPFGGAKGGVICEPKKFSLGELERLTRRFTSEIGLLLGPDKDIPAPDVNTDSQIMAWIMDTYSMNVGHTAPGVVTGKPIEIGGSEGRREATGRGVVVVTIEAAKTLGLDIKKMRVAVQGFGNVGTNAARIFHNMGVKVVAVSDKDGGVYDPNGLDIEDLRIHKKDAISVGTYPKAKKISNAELLACDCDVLAPCALEGAITGENAAQIKAKIVVEGANGPTTPEADQILKAKGVTVIPDILANAGGVTVSYFEWVQDIQSLFWKAENVNARLTEVMKQGFDEVYRIVKREKVDLRMAAYILAVERVAQALRIRGIYP; this comes from the coding sequence ATGCCCGCAACCCTTGAACAAAAGGACGTTCATTCTTTGACGAATCCCTGGCAGCAGGCTCTTTTTCAGTTGGATCAAGTCGCCAAAAAAATACGGCTCGAGCAATGGATTTACGAGCGTTTGGCGCATTGCAAGCGCGTGCTTATCGTTTCCATTCCGGTCAAGATGGACGACGGCTCGATTAAGACGTTCGAGGGGTACCGTGTGCATCATAATTTGGACCGGGGCCCGGCCAAGGGCGGCATCCGCTACCATCCCGACGTTAGTTTGGACGAGGTCAAGGCCTTGTCCTTTTGGATGACCATGAAATGCGCGGTGATGAATTTGCCGTTCGGCGGGGCCAAGGGCGGCGTGATCTGCGAGCCGAAGAAATTTTCCTTGGGGGAGCTCGAGCGTTTGACGCGGCGCTTCACCAGCGAGATCGGCTTGTTGTTGGGCCCGGACAAGGATATCCCGGCGCCGGACGTGAACACGGACTCGCAAATCATGGCTTGGATTATGGACACCTACTCCATGAACGTAGGCCATACCGCGCCAGGGGTGGTGACGGGCAAGCCTATTGAAATCGGGGGGTCGGAGGGCCGCCGCGAAGCCACGGGCCGCGGCGTGGTCGTGGTGACCATCGAGGCGGCGAAGACGCTGGGCCTCGACATTAAAAAAATGCGCGTGGCCGTGCAGGGTTTCGGCAATGTTGGCACGAACGCGGCGCGCATTTTCCACAATATGGGCGTCAAGGTCGTGGCTGTGTCGGATAAAGACGGCGGCGTTTACGATCCCAATGGTTTGGATATCGAGGATTTGCGCATCCATAAAAAAGACGCCATTTCCGTTGGCACTTACCCCAAAGCCAAAAAAATCAGCAATGCCGAGTTGTTGGCTTGCGATTGCGATGTGTTGGCGCCTTGCGCTTTGGAAGGCGCCATTACCGGGGAAAATGCCGCTCAAATCAAAGCCAAAATCGTGGTTGAGGGCGCCAACGGCCCGACCACGCCGGAGGCGGATCAGATTTTGAAAGCGAAAGGCGTGACCGTGATCCCGGACATTTTGGCCAACGCTGGCGGCGTCACCGTGTCTTATTTTGAGTGGGTCCAGGATATTCAATCGCTGTTCTGGAAAGCGGAAAACGTCAACGCCCGCCTGACGGAAGTGATGAAGCAGGGTTTTGACGAGGTCTACCGGATCGTTAAGCGGGAGAAAGTCGATTTGCGCATGGCCGCCTACATTTTGGCCGTGGAGCGGGTCGCCCAGGCTTTGCGTATCCGGGGCATTTATCCGTAA